From Candidatus Poribacteria bacterium, the proteins below share one genomic window:
- the recG gene encoding ATP-dependent DNA helicase RecG — translation MSRVGISSTRSWQPSPACEACARYPGAIKASVVVRGGLRNGARQGSMKDPQLSFDLASEPDGKPATDPRPSSQPPQAPKTRPSPQGTSPQVLPGDRQRLEMPVAELSRMTARRLGLLEKLGLKTVEDCLENYPTRYLDRSRMVTLDRVGYASDVVSVEARVVNHVDVPVRRSNAPKVSKAIISDGKGVAALVGFGKRAGYLKRSLKVGDVIVVSGQFRRSPRGQPAVESTTFEYEVLSDDDAELVHTGRLVPVYRLTEGISQRALRSLTSIAVRQYADAYPEPLPTDVRDRLNLIHAGDAIREVHFPSSPGHAEVARRRLVFDEFLGLQLGLLLRRRAAEDGPAGLAHRIDGDSPRRLLSSLPFRLTDAQRRVLDEIEADMSRPKPMNRLLQGDVGSGKTVVAAVAMLHAVESGYQAAMMAPTEILAEQHHDTLRCFLSPIGVEPCLVTGDMSAGDKRAALEAIASGSARVVVGTHALIQSGVEFAHLSLVVTDEQHRFGVLQRDKLRQKGGMPDTLVMTATPIPRTLALTVYGDLAVSVIDELPPGRKPIQTKQFSDEDREQLYRFIEHQLSKDRQAYVVYPLIEESEKLEDVQAASEAAERLAAAFPNRRVALLHGRLSSDERHSTMQRFQQGLVDILVSTTVIEVGVDVPNANIMVIENVERFGLAQLHQLRGRVGRGEHASYCALVGRPRTDEGKRRLAAMLRTTDGFEIAEEDLAIRGPGEILGTRQSGTPTLRIADLIRDADVLEVARCEAESIVASDPSLSSEDHHVLRDQLRRRWRGRLRFAGIG, via the coding sequence ATGTCACGAGTCGGGATCAGCTCGACAAGATCGTGGCAGCCCTCGCCCGCGTGCGAGGCGTGCGCAAGGTATCCAGGCGCCATCAAGGCTAGTGTCGTGGTGCGCGGCGGCCTCAGGAACGGCGCACGACAGGGCAGCATGAAGGACCCCCAGCTTTCGTTCGACCTCGCCTCAGAGCCCGACGGCAAACCTGCGACCGACCCACGACCGTCATCTCAGCCGCCCCAAGCGCCGAAGACACGCCCATCGCCACAAGGTACGTCCCCTCAAGTGCTTCCGGGCGATCGCCAGCGGCTGGAGATGCCCGTCGCCGAGCTGTCGCGCATGACCGCCCGTCGACTCGGTCTGCTCGAGAAATTGGGTCTCAAGACGGTCGAGGACTGCCTGGAGAACTACCCGACTCGATACCTGGACAGAAGCCGGATGGTGACTCTCGACCGCGTCGGCTACGCGTCCGACGTCGTGTCGGTCGAAGCAAGGGTCGTGAACCATGTGGACGTCCCTGTACGCCGGTCGAACGCGCCCAAGGTGTCGAAGGCGATCATCTCTGACGGCAAGGGCGTCGCCGCGCTGGTCGGGTTCGGCAAGCGAGCAGGGTACCTGAAGCGGTCGCTCAAGGTTGGAGATGTGATTGTCGTCAGCGGGCAGTTCCGCCGGAGCCCGCGCGGGCAGCCTGCCGTAGAGTCGACGACGTTCGAGTACGAAGTCCTATCCGACGACGACGCCGAGCTCGTCCACACAGGCAGATTGGTTCCGGTCTATCGACTTACCGAAGGGATCAGTCAGCGCGCTCTGCGGTCGCTGACCTCCATCGCGGTCCGCCAATACGCCGACGCCTACCCGGAGCCGCTTCCGACCGACGTACGCGACCGGCTGAACCTGATACACGCGGGCGACGCGATCCGCGAGGTCCACTTCCCATCGAGCCCAGGTCACGCCGAAGTCGCACGGCGTCGGTTGGTCTTCGACGAGTTCCTTGGACTCCAACTGGGGTTGTTGCTCAGACGCCGGGCTGCGGAGGATGGACCCGCAGGTCTCGCGCACCGGATCGATGGCGATTCGCCTCGTCGATTGCTGAGCAGCCTGCCCTTCCGGCTGACAGACGCGCAGCGTCGGGTGCTCGACGAGATCGAGGCGGATATGTCACGTCCCAAGCCCATGAACCGACTGTTGCAGGGAGATGTGGGATCGGGCAAGACGGTCGTGGCTGCCGTCGCGATGCTGCACGCGGTCGAGAGCGGGTATCAGGCAGCGATGATGGCTCCGACGGAAATCCTCGCCGAACAGCACCACGATACGCTCCGGTGCTTTCTGTCGCCGATTGGGGTGGAACCATGTCTCGTTACGGGGGATATGTCGGCTGGCGACAAGCGCGCTGCCCTCGAAGCCATCGCGTCGGGGTCGGCGCGCGTCGTTGTCGGAACCCACGCGCTCATCCAATCTGGAGTCGAGTTCGCGCACTTGAGCTTGGTCGTGACCGATGAGCAGCACCGATTCGGCGTGCTCCAGCGAGACAAGCTCCGGCAGAAGGGCGGGATGCCGGATACGCTCGTGATGACCGCGACGCCCATCCCGCGCACGCTCGCGCTCACGGTATACGGCGACCTCGCCGTGTCGGTGATCGACGAACTGCCCCCCGGTAGGAAGCCGATCCAGACCAAGCAGTTCTCCGACGAGGATCGGGAGCAGCTCTATCGGTTCATCGAACATCAGCTCTCGAAGGATAGGCAGGCGTACGTTGTCTACCCCTTGATCGAGGAATCGGAGAAGCTGGAGGACGTGCAGGCAGCCTCCGAGGCGGCGGAACGCCTGGCTGCGGCGTTTCCGAACCGGAGGGTCGCCCTCCTTCACGGCAGGCTGTCCTCGGACGAGCGCCACAGCACGATGCAGCGGTTCCAGCAGGGACTGGTCGATATCCTCGTCTCGACGACCGTCATCGAGGTCGGGGTCGACGTGCCCAATGCCAATATCATGGTCATCGAGAACGTCGAGCGATTCGGCTTGGCTCAACTGCATCAGCTTCGAGGACGTGTGGGCCGCGGCGAGCATGCGTCCTACTGCGCCTTGGTCGGCCGCCCCAGGACGGACGAAGGCAAACGCCGTCTTGCCGCAATGCTCCGTACCACTGACGGGTTCGAGATCGCTGAAGAGGACTTGGCGATCCGAGGGCCCGGCGAGATTCTCGGAACGCGGCAGTCGGGCACGCCCACGCTGCGGATCGCCGACCTGATCCGCGATGCCGATGTGCTCGAGGTCGCCCGTTGCGAGGCGGAGTCCATCGTCGCCAGCGACCCCTCTCTTTCGTCCGAGGATCACCACGTGCTCAGGGATCAGCTACGACGACGCTGGCGGGGGCGTCTCCGGTTCGCAGGCATCGGGTAG
- a CDS encoding bifunctional (p)ppGpp synthetase/guanosine-3',5'-bis(diphosphate) 3'-pyrophosphohydrolase gives MEARLDTLLSDMREHLAAIGPDEVDAVAKAFDFAQRAHVGQLRRSGCPYFVHPFEVARILVDLRMDSPAICGGLLHDVVEDCGVTVEELEKEFGPIVAHVVDGVTKLGRIEYLRLDEHQSENYRKMVLAMARDVRVVIVKLADRLHNMQTIDYMSDAQRRRTAQETLEIYAPLAHRLGIARVRTELDDLAFKCLFPEAYKDIAQRVHDKRRERESYTQEMVDRIQAILRDGNVAARVFGRPKHLYSIYRKITVRGVPFDHIYDLIGFRVLVDTPADCWLALGIIHGHWVHMPDRFKDYLTVPKTNMYQSLHTTIMDGGRPAEVQIRTHDMHRIAELGVAAHWGYKDGDRPSSRSIDRFAWLRGLVEQIQEVRNPQEFIQSMRGELFEEEIFVFTPKGQMKIFRKGATPIDFAFAIHSDVGLHTSAAKVHGSIVPLKQELSSGDQVEILTSPDAHPSRDWLKYVKTSRARTKINHWLRAQEFEQSVQLGRRLIEAELRSHRRNPRALLKPAVLSDLATRLNHKTVEEFLADVGNGQISPQRVYHTLVPPEERQEEAVEPAKRHRQMVDARLDGISEAETRIAKCCQPIPGDDVVGYVTRGRGVTIHALDCPRIAGEFQRIQPIEWSSTGKGTYRTAIVLESNDRVALLRDVAEVIAASGANIFNAKVTTPDEFTAVHEFSLDVTSRDQLDKIVAALARVRGVRKVSRRHQG, from the coding sequence ATGGAAGCTCGGCTGGATACATTGCTCTCGGACATGCGGGAGCACCTCGCGGCAATCGGACCCGACGAAGTGGACGCGGTCGCCAAGGCGTTCGACTTCGCCCAGCGCGCTCACGTGGGACAACTGCGCCGGTCCGGTTGCCCGTACTTCGTGCACCCGTTCGAGGTGGCTCGTATCCTGGTCGATCTGCGCATGGATTCGCCGGCGATCTGTGGCGGTCTACTCCACGACGTGGTCGAAGATTGCGGCGTGACGGTCGAAGAGCTCGAGAAGGAGTTCGGCCCGATCGTCGCTCATGTCGTCGACGGCGTGACCAAGCTCGGCCGCATCGAATACCTGCGCCTCGATGAACACCAGTCTGAGAACTACCGGAAGATGGTGCTCGCGATGGCACGCGACGTGCGCGTGGTCATCGTGAAGCTGGCGGATCGCCTCCACAACATGCAGACCATCGACTACATGTCGGACGCCCAGCGTCGCCGGACCGCGCAGGAGACGCTGGAGATCTACGCTCCGTTGGCGCACCGTCTCGGGATTGCGCGCGTTCGCACCGAGCTCGACGACCTCGCCTTCAAGTGCCTCTTCCCGGAAGCCTACAAAGACATCGCGCAGCGGGTTCACGACAAGCGGCGGGAGCGCGAGTCCTACACGCAGGAGATGGTCGACCGAATCCAGGCGATCCTGCGGGATGGCAACGTCGCAGCGCGGGTCTTCGGCCGGCCTAAGCACCTGTACAGCATCTATCGGAAGATCACGGTGCGCGGGGTTCCATTCGACCACATCTACGACCTGATCGGCTTCCGCGTGCTGGTCGATACGCCAGCCGACTGTTGGCTGGCTCTTGGGATCATCCACGGGCATTGGGTTCACATGCCGGATCGGTTCAAAGACTACCTGACGGTGCCCAAGACGAACATGTATCAGTCGCTCCACACGACCATCATGGACGGCGGTCGTCCCGCCGAGGTGCAGATCCGCACGCACGACATGCACCGGATCGCAGAACTGGGCGTGGCGGCTCACTGGGGCTACAAGGATGGCGACCGCCCATCGTCCCGGAGCATCGACCGGTTCGCATGGCTCCGCGGCCTGGTCGAACAGATCCAGGAGGTGCGGAACCCGCAGGAGTTCATTCAGTCGATGCGAGGCGAGCTCTTCGAGGAGGAGATCTTCGTGTTCACGCCGAAGGGCCAGATGAAGATCTTCCGCAAAGGTGCGACGCCCATCGACTTCGCCTTCGCGATCCACTCCGACGTCGGGCTTCACACCTCGGCGGCGAAGGTGCACGGCTCCATCGTGCCTCTGAAGCAGGAGTTGAGCAGCGGCGATCAGGTCGAGATCCTCACGAGCCCAGATGCACATCCGAGCCGCGACTGGCTCAAGTACGTCAAGACGTCGCGCGCGCGAACCAAGATCAACCACTGGCTGAGGGCGCAGGAGTTCGAGCAGAGCGTTCAGCTCGGAAGACGGCTGATCGAGGCGGAGCTCCGCTCACACCGACGCAACCCGCGCGCGCTGCTCAAGCCCGCCGTGCTCAGCGATCTGGCGACCAGGCTGAACCACAAGACGGTCGAGGAGTTCCTGGCTGACGTAGGCAACGGCCAAATCTCACCACAACGGGTGTACCACACACTCGTTCCGCCGGAGGAACGCCAAGAGGAGGCGGTTGAACCCGCGAAGCGTCACCGCCAGATGGTGGACGCACGACTCGATGGCATCTCCGAAGCCGAGACCCGTATCGCGAAGTGCTGTCAGCCGATTCCGGGCGACGATGTCGTGGGATACGTGACGCGCGGTCGGGGCGTCACCATCCATGCCCTCGACTGTCCGCGCATTGCCGGGGAGTTCCAGCGGATCCAGCCCATCGAGTGGTCATCGACCGGCAAGGGAACGTATCGCACGGCGATCGTCTTGGAGAGCAACGACCGAGTCGCGCTCCTGCGCGACGTCGCTGAGGTCATCGCCGCCTCGGGAGCCAACATCTTCAACGCGAAAGTGACGACGCCGGACGAGTTCACCGCCGTGCACGAGTTCTCGCTGGATGTCACGAGTCGGGATCAGCTCGACAAGATCGTGGCAGCCCTCGCCCGCGTGCGAGGCGTGCGCAAGGTATCCAGGCGCCATCAAGGCTAG
- the recJ gene encoding single-stranded-DNA-specific exonuclease RecJ, producing MDRRVWHAAPYDIPAVAALSVDAGVTPFVAHLLLNRGIASVAETRAFIHPTFDDIHDPWSLPDMEPAVECLRRAIGDGSRITIYGDYDVDGTTATAILLRVFRALGANVDHYIPERAREGYGLNTDAIHAIHASGTRVLVTVDCGVTAQGPIESAHELGIDVIVTDHHSPDEDRLPREGTAVAVIDPKLPGSTYPFEELAGVGLAFKLAHALVGGSLDADRNPLLLDQLGMVALGTIADMAQMRGENRALAKLGLEVLNRRNSPGIRALCEVAGIKPETTLTGRHVGWQLGPRINAAGRLDSARKVVRLLITDSDMEAQEIARELHADNEERRRLTERIFQDACAQVDSDRAALERERALFLCRDGWHPGVVGIVAGRLVERYGMPTVLVGMEEDIGKGSARSIPEFDIHDALLECRELMVTFGGHRAAAGLTVTRDRARSLGRRFLAVARERLSETDIAPKLRLDSVIPLSELTIEAIRETAALDPFSEGNPQPRVGIRGLRVQGAPRLFGKESTHLGVTLVDEPYSIRAIRWRHTEDAVALSASGVEVDVAGVVEIDEYGNTSRPQISVDHWSVRPAGSTGIYPPHETAAWVRIEDRRRETSKADALADVLLRGEPSLVYVRDARAAEQARELLDGMGVSCGEDEAGAQQLIAGDVTALLTSEAVDHAVPPSDWALIHQIVLCHAPSDDPAFCALCEPLLMRWVGAPDLETASGRIVLLFNERDIVADARQVEADHPSEETLREAFRVHRTVAARVGGAVALADWSVESGLDPGTVQRVADVLVEIGVLSRHEGDTPSFARIEAATGSLDDSATFREFRIARLRQRLRGERWLRATPRDFWEVLDRHRRTMRRSGTG from the coding sequence ATGGACAGACGAGTCTGGCACGCCGCGCCGTATGACATCCCGGCGGTTGCCGCGCTGAGCGTCGACGCAGGCGTAACGCCCTTTGTCGCTCATCTGCTGCTGAACCGGGGCATCGCTTCGGTTGCCGAGACGCGCGCGTTCATCCATCCCACGTTCGACGACATCCACGATCCCTGGTCTCTGCCGGACATGGAGCCTGCGGTCGAGTGCCTCCGCAGGGCAATCGGCGACGGGAGCCGTATCACCATCTACGGTGACTATGACGTCGATGGCACGACGGCGACGGCGATCCTCCTGCGCGTTTTCCGAGCCCTTGGAGCCAATGTCGACCACTACATCCCGGAGCGAGCCCGGGAGGGCTACGGGCTCAACACCGACGCGATCCATGCGATCCATGCGTCCGGCACACGAGTGCTCGTCACGGTCGATTGCGGCGTCACGGCTCAAGGTCCAATCGAGTCAGCCCACGAGCTCGGCATCGATGTCATCGTCACGGATCACCATAGCCCGGACGAAGACCGCCTGCCGCGCGAAGGCACCGCCGTCGCGGTAATCGACCCCAAGCTGCCCGGTTCCACGTACCCGTTCGAGGAACTCGCGGGCGTCGGGCTGGCGTTCAAGCTCGCTCACGCGCTGGTGGGAGGATCGCTGGATGCGGACAGGAACCCACTGCTCCTCGACCAACTCGGGATGGTGGCGCTGGGCACCATCGCTGATATGGCGCAGATGCGCGGCGAGAACCGCGCGCTCGCCAAGCTCGGACTCGAAGTGCTGAACCGGCGCAACAGTCCGGGAATCCGCGCGCTCTGCGAGGTCGCTGGCATCAAGCCTGAGACCACGCTGACGGGTCGCCACGTCGGATGGCAGCTCGGACCTCGGATCAACGCGGCGGGCAGGCTGGACAGCGCCCGGAAGGTCGTGAGGCTGTTGATCACGGACTCCGACATGGAAGCCCAGGAGATCGCCCGTGAGCTGCACGCCGACAACGAAGAGCGCCGACGGCTGACGGAACGGATCTTCCAGGATGCGTGCGCACAAGTGGACAGCGATCGGGCAGCGTTGGAGCGCGAGCGAGCTCTGTTCCTCTGCCGTGACGGCTGGCATCCGGGAGTGGTCGGCATCGTCGCTGGGCGCTTGGTCGAGCGATACGGGATGCCGACGGTCCTCGTGGGCATGGAGGAGGACATCGGGAAGGGGTCGGCTCGAAGCATCCCGGAGTTCGATATCCACGACGCCCTGCTCGAGTGCCGCGAGCTCATGGTGACATTCGGCGGACACCGCGCGGCTGCCGGTCTGACCGTGACGAGGGACCGCGCCAGATCGCTGGGGAGGCGGTTCCTTGCGGTGGCTCGCGAACGCCTATCGGAAACGGATATCGCCCCAAAGCTCCGGCTCGATTCCGTGATCCCCCTCAGCGAACTCACCATCGAAGCCATCCGCGAAACAGCGGCTCTGGACCCCTTCAGCGAAGGGAACCCGCAGCCTCGCGTCGGCATTCGCGGGCTTCGCGTGCAGGGCGCGCCACGCTTGTTCGGCAAGGAATCGACACACCTCGGCGTGACGCTCGTCGATGAGCCCTACTCGATCCGGGCGATCCGGTGGCGTCACACCGAGGACGCCGTCGCGCTGAGCGCTTCAGGGGTCGAGGTCGATGTGGCGGGCGTCGTCGAAATCGACGAGTACGGGAACACCAGCAGACCGCAGATCAGCGTCGATCACTGGTCGGTACGTCCCGCCGGAAGCACGGGAATCTACCCCCCGCACGAAACCGCCGCATGGGTTAGAATAGAGGATAGGCGTCGCGAGACCAGCAAGGCGGACGCCCTAGCCGATGTGTTGCTCCGTGGGGAGCCCTCTCTGGTCTACGTGCGAGACGCGCGAGCGGCAGAGCAGGCGCGCGAGCTACTCGACGGTATGGGAGTGTCCTGCGGCGAGGACGAGGCTGGGGCGCAGCAGCTCATCGCGGGCGACGTTACGGCATTGCTCACGTCGGAGGCGGTCGATCACGCCGTGCCGCCATCCGATTGGGCTTTGATACACCAGATAGTGCTGTGCCATGCCCCGTCTGACGATCCCGCGTTCTGTGCGCTCTGCGAGCCGTTGCTGATGCGTTGGGTCGGGGCGCCAGACCTGGAGACCGCGTCCGGTCGCATCGTGCTGCTCTTCAACGAGCGAGACATCGTCGCGGATGCGAGACAGGTCGAAGCGGACCATCCTTCGGAGGAGACGTTGCGCGAAGCCTTCAGGGTCCATAGGACGGTCGCAGCACGGGTCGGCGGAGCCGTCGCGCTAGCTGACTGGTCCGTCGAGAGCGGCTTGGATCCAGGCACGGTGCAGCGTGTCGCCGATGTGCTGGTCGAGATCGGCGTGCTGAGCCGCCACGAAGGCGACACTCCGTCGTTCGCACGAATCGAGGCCGCGACAGGTTCGCTCGACGATTCCGCGACGTTCCGGGAGTTCAGGATAGCGCGGCTCCGCCAGCGTCTTCGGGGAGAGCGATGGCTACGCGCGACACCGCGTGATTTCTGGGAGGTGCTGGACCGGCACCGGCGAACCATGCGACGTTCTGGCACAGGATAG